Genomic segment of bacterium:
TATACCAAGTCGTATCGGTCATGTGGGGATTTCGTTCGTAGAAGATCGTACGATTCATGGAGGTCGATAATTGTGGTAAAGTCTCAACCGACCAGCGGGCAACTGAGACATCGGCAAGGATATCATTACCAGCCAACCGCATGTACCCGTGATCGCTTATACTTCCATCAGAAGCGGGTAAGTAATAATTTCCACTGGTTCCACCATCGCCGACCAATTGCACAAATTCAAGTGGAGGATCCCAAGTGGCATATGCCGTTTGAATAATTGGCAGTAAGTCGCTGGCAGAAGCGCCACTTCCGTTAGGGGCGTACACTTGGACTGGGTGACCAGAAGCGATCTTCCAATCGACCCATGGTTGTAAGACATTGCGGATTTCTGTTGCATTACGGGCAATGACCAAAATTTGTCCGGGAAGCGATTCTTCCGCTTCAAGTACTAAATCACCGGCACCGATAATGTCACGGTACAGCGATGCAAAACTCGGTACAGGTCGATGGGGTCCTACGAATTCGTTGGTTCCAACACCACCGATTGGTAGTACTTCTAATTCTATTGTGCGGTATACCCGGAGAATACGTTCGGCTGGAAAGTATTGTACCGGGTGGATTGCGAGCACTGCGATCCGGGCGTCGCGCATAATTGCCGGCTCGCCAACCATCGCAATCAATTCGGGGAACGGTATCTTACTGGAATAGAGTTCTTTATCGAATGCAAATTCAAACGTTGCTGCATCACCCTGAGAGTTTATCTCTAACTGGGTTACTTGAGGGAGCACATCGATGTCAGGGAAATCATCGTACTCGATTTTCCCGATTTTGAGTTCGACATTTCCGGTATTGGGGAGACGGATTGTTCGGTAAATTGCGGGGAGTTTCGGAGCGCCAACTTGCCAAACCCGTCCTTCCCCCTTGATATCGACGTTCGTCCAATCACGACCATTCAACTCAACACTTTCCATAAAGATTGATGGTTCGGTGAATCGAAAACGGTGATGACCAAGCGCGAGCGATTGCACCTCCATCCGAATCGATCCTTCAATTGGAACTCCATCAAACTCCTCATCTTGTGGTGTCCATTGTCTATTAGCTAATACCGACCCAGCAACTAAGAAGAAGATCAAAAGTACCAATGCTGAGAATTTTTGCTGTTTCATCGTCTCTCCACCGTTAGCAACCCCGAATCGGTAGTAAAATCGAATTCAATTAAATGTCCACCGAAAGTACCTGAACAATCTGTCGCTGTCAATAGCGATAGACATTTGCGTGATTTTTCCCATAGTGTTAGATAAATAGTGGACTTCCGGAAACAAATGAAACTATCTCGGGTGGGAGTGCGAAAAGAAGCAACATCATTTGTAAGCAATTAGAAAAATCGTTCGGAGCGGCGAGCGGGAACTAAACCTTGAGGGCGATAACGCATCATCACGATCAATAACAATCCAAATAGTAACATCCGGTACAACGCAGCTTCCCGTAACAACTCAGGTAGAATGATCAGAGCAAGAGCCCCAATCACAACGCCAAGTAACGAACCCATACCACCCAAAACTACCATACATAAGACCATGACTGATTCAAGGAAGGTGAACGACTCCGGGGAGATATGAGTCATCCTACCAGCAAAAAATACTCCGGCAACTCCAGCAAAACCGGCACCTAACGAAAAAGCAAGTAATTTGTAACGAACCACCGGAATACCACAGGAAGCTGCTGCCAATTCATCCTCCCGAATCGCTTCCCATGCTCTACCTGTTTTGGAACGAACTATCCGATATATGAGTATCGCTCCGAGCGCTACTAATGTGAGAATAATCCAGTAGTATGCTCCCGGTGAAGCAAGTTTGACACCAAAGAAGTGGGGACGAGGAATTCCAAGTATTCCGTTCGGTCCACCAGAAACCGAATCCCAATTGTTCAAAACAATACGAGTGATTTCTCCAAACCCCAAGGTGACAATCGCAAGGTAATCCCCTTTCAATCGCATCACCGGTAATCCAACGAGCAATCCCACCAATGCTGCACTAACTGCTCCGATTGGTAACGCGAGAAAGAAATTCAATCCGAATTGTGTCGAAAGTAGTGCGTAGGTATAAGCACCGACGGCGTAGAATGCGATGAAACCCAATGCAAGCAGTCCCGTTAACCCGACAACAATATCCAGACCCATGGCAAGCAGGACGTAGATTAACGCAAGGGTAACAATTTCTAATGGGAAGCGCGGCAGATAGAGCGGCATTAGTAGAATCGCGAGCAGTAAACCGATTCGAACTCGTTTATCGGAAGTCAACCGCTGCAATGTGCGAATGAGTCGATGATTTTGTAAAGAGAGTTTGGTAGAAAAAGTTACCGAACGAAATCTCGATATAATGAGCAGAAGAAAACTTCCTACGATGACTGAGATAGCTCCCTGCCACGAGAGAAAGGGGAAAACGATTACGCCTAATAGGATTGGTAGCAGGTACTTCGTCATAACTTCGTTGGATTGCCTTTTCATGCACGGGTTTCGGTGGCTGCCATTCGTATTTGTTTTTCGTCAGATGTCATCTTGTAGTTCAGTTTTTAACTTTTGTTACACCTTCTCGGCGACCCGCTCACCAAGCAACCCGCCGGGTTTGACCAATAGTATCAGGATTAACAGGACAAATGCCCAGACATCTTTGTACTCCGACGAGATGTACCCAGCACCGAACGCTTCGACAATTCCCAATACAAATCCGCCGAGCATCGCTCCCGGGAGATTTCCAATTCCACCCAAAACAGCAGCAGTGAAAGCC
This window contains:
- a CDS encoding branched-chain amino acid ABC transporter permease, with the translated sequence MKRQSNEVMTKYLLPILLGVIVFPFLSWQGAISVIVGSFLLLIISRFRSVTFSTKLSLQNHRLIRTLQRLTSDKRVRIGLLLAILLMPLYLPRFPLEIVTLALIYVLLAMGLDIVVGLTGLLALGFIAFYAVGAYTYALLSTQFGLNFFLALPIGAVSAALVGLLVGLPVMRLKGDYLAIVTLGFGEITRIVLNNWDSVSGGPNGILGIPRPHFFGVKLASPGAYYWIILTLVALGAILIYRIVRSKTGRAWEAIREDELAAASCGIPVVRYKLLAFSLGAGFAGVAGVFFAGRMTHISPESFTFLESVMVLCMVVLGGMGSLLGVVIGALALIILPELLREAALYRMLLFGLLLIVMMRYRPQGLVPARRSERFF
- a CDS encoding C25 family cysteine peptidase codes for the protein MKQQKFSALVLLIFFLVAGSVLANRQWTPQDEEFDGVPIEGSIRMEVQSLALGHHRFRFTEPSIFMESVELNGRDWTNVDIKGEGRVWQVGAPKLPAIYRTIRLPNTGNVELKIGKIEYDDFPDIDVLPQVTQLEINSQGDAATFEFAFDKELYSSKIPFPELIAMVGEPAIMRDARIAVLAIHPVQYFPAERILRVYRTIELEVLPIGGVGTNEFVGPHRPVPSFASLYRDIIGAGDLVLEAEESLPGQILVIARNATEIRNVLQPWVDWKIASGHPVQVYAPNGSGASASDLLPIIQTAYATWDPPLEFVQLVGDGGTSGNYYLPASDGSISDHGYMRLAGNDILADVSVARWSVETLPQLSTSMNRTIFYERNPHMTDTTWY